A single window of Dethiosulfovibrio salsuginis DNA harbors:
- the purN gene encoding phosphoribosylglycinamide formyltransferase — MNRIAILISGRGSNMDAILDRIQSGHLEAQVAFVASDRPDAKGLEKAKSRAIPTEVLPYGDGKAKGEAALQNLMDRHDVNWLVLAGFMRILSEELVLRHQGRIVNIHPALLPSFPGAHGIEDAWDFGVKVTGVTVHLVDHLVDHGEILAQLPVRIKQDDDLESLERRIHRAEHRLYWRTLRSLFSGELKGRKEGSK; from the coding sequence ATGAACAGGATAGCCATACTGATCTCCGGCAGAGGGAGCAATATGGACGCCATCCTGGACCGGATTCAGTCGGGCCACCTGGAAGCTCAGGTGGCCTTTGTGGCGTCCGACAGGCCCGACGCTAAGGGCCTTGAGAAGGCAAAATCCAGAGCCATACCGACGGAAGTACTGCCCTACGGCGACGGAAAAGCCAAAGGGGAGGCGGCGCTTCAGAACCTCATGGACCGCCACGACGTAAACTGGCTGGTCCTGGCTGGCTTTATGAGGATACTTTCGGAAGAGCTGGTCCTGCGGCACCAGGGCAGAATAGTGAACATCCACCCAGCCCTGCTGCCCTCCTTTCCCGGCGCCCACGGAATAGAGGACGCATGGGACTTCGGGGTCAAGGTGACAGGGGTCACCGTCCACCTTGTGGACCACCTGGTGGATCACGGCGAGATACTGGCCCAACTGCCGGTCAGGATAAAGCAGGACGACGACCTAGAATCACTGGAGAGAAGGATACACAGGGCGGAACACAGACTCTACTGGCGAACCCTGAGATCGCTTTTTTCAGGGGAACTTAAGGGAAGAAAGGAAGGATCGAAATGA
- the purH gene encoding bifunctional phosphoribosylaminoimidazolecarboxamide formyltransferase/IMP cyclohydrolase → MTKRALISVYDKTGVVELAQKLSQMGWEIVSSSGTAKTLASNGVAVVEVADLTGYPHILGGRVKTLHPSVAGGILARRELPSDMEDLEKHKIQAIDMVVCTLYPFEETVRSGASLDDLIEKIDIGGVTLLRASAKNYRHVTVITDVEDYGAVLEELASDGDVSLETRQALALKAFALTSRYDGTIHSGLSSELGISEEKEPPIRMPLNLEQAQPLRYGENPHQAAGVYSLPLSDLPWEQLAGKPLSYNNLLDLDGAMRGMALMQQETGAVVLKHTTPCGMAQGSSLSAAYKKALECDPLSAYGGVIGLTRTVDLETAQEIGSHFTEIVTAPDFQAEALEHLREKRPSLRMIKWNGGRLSPWQITSTWGGILIQEDKPAPLPTEGSGEWIGQPRPDLWDDLVLAWKAAYLSKSNAIAVVKDGATVGIGMGFCSRLFAVDFGTAQAGEKAKGAVMASDAFFPFSDGLERAAQAGIAAVIQPGGSVKDDEVKTKALELGIPMFLSHWRTFRH, encoded by the coding sequence ATGACCAAAAGGGCTCTTATATCGGTGTACGACAAGACCGGCGTTGTGGAACTGGCTCAAAAACTCTCCCAGATGGGATGGGAGATAGTCTCCAGCTCCGGCACCGCCAAAACCCTGGCCTCCAACGGCGTAGCCGTGGTTGAGGTCGCCGACCTGACGGGATACCCCCACATACTGGGAGGCAGGGTCAAGACCCTCCATCCCTCGGTAGCAGGGGGAATACTGGCCCGGCGGGAGCTTCCATCGGACATGGAAGACCTGGAAAAACACAAAATACAGGCCATCGACATGGTGGTATGCACCCTCTACCCCTTCGAGGAGACCGTCCGTTCCGGCGCCTCCCTCGACGACCTCATAGAGAAAATAGACATAGGCGGAGTGACCCTCCTGAGGGCCTCGGCAAAAAACTACCGCCACGTCACGGTGATAACCGACGTAGAGGACTACGGCGCAGTGCTTGAGGAGCTGGCCTCCGATGGCGACGTGTCCCTGGAGACCAGACAGGCCCTGGCCCTCAAGGCCTTCGCCCTGACCTCCCGATACGACGGGACGATCCACTCGGGGCTCTCGTCGGAGCTCGGCATATCGGAAGAAAAAGAACCTCCGATCAGGATGCCTCTGAACCTGGAGCAGGCCCAGCCCCTCAGGTATGGCGAGAACCCCCACCAGGCCGCCGGGGTCTACTCCCTGCCTCTGTCGGACCTGCCCTGGGAGCAACTGGCGGGAAAGCCCCTGTCCTACAACAACCTCCTGGACCTGGACGGAGCCATGAGGGGAATGGCCCTCATGCAGCAGGAGACAGGAGCGGTCGTCCTGAAACACACCACCCCCTGCGGCATGGCCCAGGGATCCTCCCTATCGGCGGCCTACAAAAAGGCCCTGGAGTGCGACCCCCTCTCGGCCTACGGAGGGGTGATAGGTCTCACCAGGACGGTGGACCTGGAGACAGCCCAGGAGATAGGCTCCCACTTCACAGAGATAGTTACCGCACCGGACTTTCAGGCCGAAGCTCTGGAGCACCTAAGGGAAAAACGGCCCTCCCTCAGGATGATAAAGTGGAACGGAGGAAGGCTCTCCCCCTGGCAGATAACCTCAACCTGGGGCGGCATACTAATCCAGGAGGATAAACCGGCCCCTCTGCCGACGGAGGGCTCGGGAGAGTGGATAGGTCAGCCCAGGCCCGACCTGTGGGACGACCTGGTCCTGGCGTGGAAAGCCGCCTATCTCTCCAAGAGCAACGCCATAGCGGTAGTCAAAGACGGTGCCACCGTGGGCATAGGGATGGGATTTTGCAGCAGGCTCTTCGCCGTCGACTTCGGGACCGCCCAGGCGGGGGAAAAGGCAAAAGGAGCGGTCATGGCCTCAGACGCATTCTTCCCCTTCTCCGACGGACTGGAAAGGGCCGCCCAGGCCGGAATAGCGGCGGTGATCCAGCCCGGCGGCTCCGTCAAAGACGACGAGGTCAAGACCAAGGCCCTGGAGCTTGGGATACCCATGTTCCTGAGCCACTGGCGGACCTTCAGGCACTGA
- the purD gene encoding phosphoribosylamine--glycine ligase — protein MKVLILGGGGREHAIAWAVAQSPRCDELHSMPGNPGMAQISTCHPGDPCDCRSVTDLAERLSVDLVIVGPEGPLVSGVADALRAKGIDVFGPGRDGAMLEASKAHSKSFMKRHGIPTASFTICTTLEEAKEALYSRKPPYIVKADGLAAGKGVFISDQLSEALESCGELLGGSLGEAGKTLVVEDGLVGREVSVMIVTDGNSYRLLSTSQDHKRALDGDRGPNTGGMGAYAPVPWVDRSMLQEIEEKVVKPTLLGLDRDDTSYRGIIYAGLMISPQGKIDVLEYNVRLGDPETQALLPLFDGDWLEVCHSCAQGKLSEVSWALKDLCSVNVVIASEGYPGDYEKGHPIEGLDHKEEGITVFQAGTALKDGKTVTAGGRVLSVVGTGPTFEEAREKAYTGAKAIEFKGAFYRKDIASNRDKPKEEGV, from the coding sequence ATGAAAGTTCTCATACTGGGAGGGGGAGGCAGGGAACACGCCATAGCCTGGGCTGTGGCCCAATCCCCTAGATGCGACGAACTTCACTCCATGCCCGGCAACCCCGGAATGGCCCAGATCTCCACCTGCCACCCCGGGGACCCGTGCGATTGCCGGTCGGTGACCGACCTGGCGGAGAGGCTGTCGGTGGACCTGGTCATAGTCGGCCCGGAGGGACCGCTTGTATCGGGAGTCGCCGACGCCCTAAGGGCCAAAGGCATAGACGTATTCGGCCCAGGCAGGGACGGAGCTATGCTCGAGGCCAGCAAAGCCCACTCTAAGAGCTTCATGAAAAGGCACGGTATACCTACCGCCTCCTTCACCATCTGCACCACCTTAGAGGAGGCCAAAGAGGCCCTGTACAGCAGAAAACCTCCCTACATAGTCAAGGCCGACGGCCTGGCGGCTGGGAAAGGGGTCTTCATCTCCGACCAGCTATCGGAGGCCTTAGAGTCCTGCGGCGAGCTACTGGGGGGCTCCCTAGGCGAGGCGGGAAAGACTTTAGTGGTGGAGGACGGCCTCGTTGGCCGAGAGGTGTCTGTAATGATAGTCACCGACGGCAACAGCTATCGGCTGCTTTCCACCAGCCAGGACCACAAAAGGGCCCTCGACGGAGACCGAGGCCCAAACACCGGAGGGATGGGAGCCTACGCCCCTGTTCCCTGGGTCGATCGATCGATGCTCCAGGAAATCGAGGAAAAGGTGGTAAAGCCCACCTTGCTCGGACTGGATAGGGACGACACCTCCTACCGGGGTATCATCTACGCCGGACTGATGATATCCCCTCAGGGTAAAATAGACGTCCTGGAATACAACGTCAGGCTAGGAGACCCGGAGACCCAGGCCCTTCTTCCCCTCTTCGACGGCGACTGGCTGGAGGTCTGCCACAGCTGTGCCCAGGGCAAACTGTCGGAGGTTAGCTGGGCCCTTAAAGACCTTTGCTCCGTCAACGTGGTAATAGCGTCGGAGGGCTACCCAGGGGACTACGAAAAGGGCCATCCCATAGAGGGACTGGATCACAAAGAGGAAGGGATAACGGTGTTTCAGGCCGGAACCGCCCTCAAAGACGGAAAAACCGTCACAGCAGGAGGAAGGGTCCTATCGGTGGTTGGGACGGGACCGACCTTTGAGGAAGCCAGGGAAAAGGCCTACACAGGGGCTAAGGCGATAGAGTTTAAGGGAGCTTTTTATAGAAAAGACATAGCGTCCAACAGGGACAAACCTAAGGAGGAAGGCGTATGA
- the purE gene encoding 5-(carboxyamino)imidazole ribonucleotide mutase: protein MTKAKVGIVLGSANDVSVAKKAGEMLDKLQIPYEVTVASAHRTPGDAVAYASNGEKRGLVAIIAVAGLSAALPGVLAAHTALPVIGVPVSAGTVGGLDALYSVAQMPPGVPVASVGIDGGANAALLAARIVALLDEKVRQKLEDLRVEQGEKVRNSRSTLGLPEVPEEAFK from the coding sequence ATGACCAAGGCAAAAGTAGGCATAGTTCTGGGATCGGCGAACGACGTATCGGTGGCTAAAAAAGCGGGAGAGATGCTGGACAAGCTCCAGATCCCCTACGAAGTGACCGTGGCATCCGCCCACAGGACCCCCGGCGACGCGGTAGCCTACGCATCCAACGGCGAGAAAAGGGGCCTGGTCGCAATAATAGCGGTGGCAGGTCTATCCGCCGCCCTTCCAGGGGTGCTGGCCGCCCACACCGCCCTGCCGGTCATAGGGGTTCCGGTATCCGCCGGTACCGTAGGAGGGCTGGACGCCCTCTACTCGGTGGCCCAGATGCCTCCCGGCGTCCCTGTGGCGTCGGTGGGAATAGACGGAGGGGCAAACGCCGCCCTTCTGGCAGCCAGGATAGTGGCCCTGCTGGACGAAAAGGTGAGACAGAAACTGGAGGACCTCCGAGTGGAACAGGGAGAAAAGGTCCGCAACTCCAGATCGACCCTGGGACTTCCGGAGGTGCCGGAGGAAGCGTTTAAGTAG
- a CDS encoding restriction endonuclease: MSKRITFQFDDKLDYQIQAIDSTVKLFKGISRQVGDSIYPPSPSGIKRIDETGPVRNPEIVGNTRLLKNLRQVQLRNRLFASESLDGLDFTVEMETGTGKTYVYLRTILELYREYGLKKFMIVVPSIAIRKGVEKSVEQLQDHFKRLFGIDLLKYSFVYDGNPQKMSYNLVESDDLSICVINIQAFNKDTNKIRSEDERGRILWEEIKYIRPVVIVDEPQRIEGAKGKKSKSLEAIEDINPLFVLRYSATHKKLYNQIYKLNSYDAYKKNLVKKIQVKTVNGVTPKDFPYVRYLSFTKDLKAKIEILSQDQGGKIRFKTFNVGSNASLEELSGGLAQYREMRVAEEPNKNKPLKISTSEGYLELEKGKSNNGLEDSDAVRIQIRLAIKNHFEKQFSILEGDRKIKGLTLFFIDSVKKVRDNDRPDGRGEYLRIFDEEYGDYIDKHREKIERFKDYFPDYDDVEKVREGYFAVDKKQNVVDVEGWDSSKDDTEMSIKAKSQEDIDRGISLILEKKDELISFDEPLAFIFSHSALREGWDNPNVFTLCTLKNGSSEIAKKQEIGRGLRLPVDITGNRCLDEDINELTVIANDSYENFSRMLQEDFNSSMNFDKNEVTAEVLTLSLEKAGIPIEAITPELVDAFKKELTQGGIIDGKNLLKKNVQQTTKLFNEIEFTDQTLQEHSQALKEGFCELMIQKGTRRIEITNGDNEPYTNTVRSFISEKEFSEIYHGLCRNLTKRAIYKCDIDKDEFVSSCIADINGYLAHFSVSKTVNISTGEAGFNDAKVFEMKRSGDKTCDIDVGMKVEPKSDFEVANYVMYHTMLPRLAIFRILKGIEKREALNFQDVLDQVTQRIFEKLRDMKAANVYSYEVIEGYDLEEGRIFALDSINEEDFNEEWRVFRSNPNRKSALNEYYKMDSKGERLFADSLEANENVVLFTKLKKGGFIIDTPYGNYSPDWAVVCRKDGLREGSLGIYFIVETKGGKQESNLTEVEKNKIRCGELHFKAVSDLVKFNWVSSYEDFKAKFAVKDSIS; encoded by the coding sequence GTGTCCAAAAGAATAACCTTTCAGTTCGACGATAAACTGGACTATCAGATTCAGGCCATCGATTCCACGGTGAAGCTCTTCAAAGGCATCTCAAGACAGGTTGGCGACAGTATCTATCCTCCGTCCCCCTCAGGCATAAAACGGATAGATGAGACAGGCCCTGTCAGAAATCCGGAGATCGTCGGCAATACCAGGCTTTTGAAGAACCTCAGACAGGTCCAGCTCCGTAACAGGCTTTTCGCCAGCGAATCTCTGGATGGACTGGATTTCACCGTCGAGATGGAGACAGGGACGGGAAAGACCTACGTCTACTTAAGGACGATCCTGGAGCTATACAGGGAATACGGTCTCAAGAAGTTTATGATAGTGGTCCCCTCCATCGCCATCCGTAAAGGGGTCGAAAAATCCGTAGAACAGCTACAGGATCATTTTAAGAGGCTGTTCGGCATAGACCTCCTGAAATACAGCTTCGTCTACGACGGAAACCCCCAGAAGATGAGCTATAACCTAGTTGAGAGTGACGACCTGAGCATCTGCGTCATAAACATCCAGGCGTTCAACAAGGACACCAATAAAATAAGGTCCGAGGACGAACGTGGTCGCATCCTTTGGGAGGAAATCAAATACATCAGGCCGGTGGTCATAGTCGACGAGCCTCAGAGGATAGAGGGGGCCAAGGGAAAGAAATCCAAATCCCTGGAAGCCATAGAGGACATAAATCCCCTGTTCGTCCTTCGCTATTCCGCCACCCATAAAAAGCTCTACAACCAGATATATAAGCTGAACTCCTACGACGCCTACAAAAAAAATCTGGTGAAGAAAATACAGGTCAAAACGGTGAACGGAGTTACGCCAAAAGACTTCCCTTACGTTCGTTATCTATCCTTCACCAAAGACCTCAAGGCCAAGATAGAGATATTATCCCAGGATCAGGGCGGCAAGATCCGTTTTAAGACCTTCAACGTAGGGTCCAACGCCTCTTTGGAGGAGCTGTCCGGTGGTCTGGCCCAGTACAGGGAGATGAGGGTGGCGGAGGAGCCCAATAAGAATAAGCCCTTAAAGATATCCACCTCCGAGGGGTATCTCGAGCTGGAGAAGGGAAAGAGCAACAACGGCCTGGAGGATAGCGACGCCGTCCGTATCCAGATAAGGCTCGCCATAAAAAACCACTTTGAAAAACAATTCTCCATACTCGAGGGGGACAGAAAGATCAAGGGATTGACCTTGTTCTTCATCGACTCGGTGAAGAAGGTGAGGGACAACGACCGCCCCGACGGCAGAGGGGAGTACCTTCGCATCTTCGACGAGGAGTACGGCGATTACATCGATAAACATAGGGAGAAAATCGAGAGGTTTAAGGACTATTTTCCCGACTACGACGACGTCGAAAAGGTCAGGGAAGGGTACTTTGCGGTGGACAAAAAACAAAATGTCGTCGACGTCGAGGGCTGGGATTCCTCTAAAGACGATACGGAGATGAGCATAAAGGCAAAGTCTCAGGAGGATATCGACAGAGGGATAAGCCTTATTCTGGAGAAAAAGGACGAGCTTATCTCCTTTGACGAGCCTCTGGCCTTCATCTTCTCCCACTCCGCACTGAGGGAGGGCTGGGATAACCCTAACGTCTTCACCCTCTGCACCCTCAAAAACGGAAGTTCTGAGATAGCTAAAAAACAGGAGATAGGCCGTGGCCTGAGGTTGCCTGTGGATATAACCGGAAACCGCTGTCTGGATGAGGATATAAACGAGCTTACCGTCATAGCCAACGATAGCTACGAAAATTTCTCCAGAATGTTGCAGGAAGACTTCAACAGCAGCATGAACTTCGACAAAAACGAGGTCACAGCGGAGGTCCTGACCCTATCCCTCGAAAAAGCTGGCATACCTATAGAGGCTATAACCCCCGAGCTGGTGGATGCTTTCAAAAAGGAGCTTACCCAAGGGGGCATAATAGACGGAAAGAACCTCCTCAAGAAAAACGTCCAGCAAACCACCAAGCTTTTCAATGAGATAGAGTTCACGGACCAGACCCTTCAGGAACATTCCCAGGCCCTCAAAGAGGGATTCTGCGAGCTGATGATCCAGAAGGGGACCAGAAGAATAGAGATAACGAACGGCGATAACGAACCTTATACCAACACCGTGAGGTCCTTTATCTCGGAGAAAGAGTTCTCCGAGATCTACCACGGCCTGTGCCGCAACCTGACCAAGAGAGCCATCTACAAATGCGATATAGATAAAGACGAGTTTGTCTCCTCCTGTATAGCCGATATCAACGGCTATCTGGCCCATTTCAGCGTCAGCAAAACCGTAAACATCTCCACCGGCGAGGCTGGGTTCAACGACGCTAAGGTTTTTGAGATGAAAAGATCCGGCGACAAGACCTGCGATATTGACGTCGGCATGAAGGTTGAGCCCAAGAGCGACTTTGAGGTGGCAAACTACGTAATGTACCACACGATGCTCCCAAGGTTGGCTATCTTCAGGATATTGAAGGGGATAGAGAAAAGGGAGGCCCTCAACTTTCAGGATGTTTTGGATCAGGTGACCCAGAGGATATTCGAGAAGTTGCGGGATATGAAGGCCGCTAACGTCTATTCCTACGAGGTAATAGAGGGCTACGACCTGGAGGAAGGCCGTATATTCGCCCTCGATTCCATCAACGAGGAGGACTTTAACGAAGAGTGGCGAGTTTTCAGGTCCAATCCCAACCGGAAGAGTGCCTTAAACGAGTATTATAAAATGGACAGCAAGGGAGAAAGGCTTTTCGCCGACAGCCTGGAGGCAAACGAAAACGTCGTCCTTTTCACCAAGCTCAAAAAAGGTGGCTTCATAATAGACACCCCCTACGGAAACTACTCTCCCGACTGGGCGGTGGTCTGTAGAAAGGATGGCCTGAGGGAGGGTTCTTTAGGGATCTATTTCATCGTGGAGACAAAAGGCGGCAAGCAGGAAAGCAACCTCACCGAGGTGGAGAAAAACAAAATTCGCTGTGGCGAGCTCCACTTCAAGGCGGTCTCCGACCTGGTGAAGTTCAACTGGGTCAGCAGCTACGAGGACTTCAAGGCCAAGTTTGCAGTCAAAGACAGCATAAGCTAG
- a CDS encoding site-specific DNA-methyltransferase has translation MEYKKVPQDINDFTNDNLKALSELFPSVIKDGQVDFKALKEELGQFEEVDGEKYELTWSGKQNAKRKAHEKVLGRTLNYIEEDSKNPDTTQNLYIEGDNLEVLKLLRQNYYGSVKMIYIDPPYNTGNDFVYNDNFKMNAKESDIAEGLVSEEGERLQKNLKSTNRYHANWLNMMYPRLKVARDLLTDDGVIFISIDDNEAHNARRVCDEIFDANNFISTIIWARKRGKDNSARFFSRNHEYLLVYAKSSISLRIGRLNMPTETRKAYRNPDSDPRGDYRLLGVWARGIQGGSVYEFKSKQGLTFKERSWLVGKDTMKILDEDGKLVFNGDKVYRKLFLSEYKGDIPETIWLDASNAANAADEIKSLLGQQVFDTVKPIPYLSKIIKCGSTSCDIILDFFSGSATTAHAVMQLNAEDGGNRRFIMVQLPETCDEESEAYKAGYKNICEIGKERIRRAGERIKEEIEGENGQLKLGEDPKKVPDIGFKVFRTSDTNIKWNLVESDHGQLDLDSIKDNPDVMDFTSSAKDVDVVYEIMLRQKDVPLSESMEVLSHIGNRTYLYGSSYLICLETEVTEGMVDKLAVIDPLPIKFVFRDSAFKDDISLKDETFRRLEGLIAKNSGDVKKTYTVEFI, from the coding sequence ATGGAATACAAAAAAGTGCCTCAGGACATAAACGACTTCACCAACGACAACCTCAAAGCCCTGTCGGAGCTGTTTCCCTCGGTGATCAAAGACGGCCAGGTCGACTTTAAGGCGTTGAAGGAGGAGCTTGGACAGTTCGAGGAGGTGGACGGCGAAAAGTACGAACTCACCTGGTCGGGCAAGCAGAACGCCAAGAGGAAAGCCCATGAAAAGGTACTCGGCAGGACCTTGAACTACATCGAGGAGGACAGCAAAAACCCCGACACCACCCAGAACCTCTACATAGAGGGGGATAACCTGGAGGTCCTGAAGCTCCTAAGACAGAACTACTACGGCTCCGTCAAGATGATATACATAGACCCTCCCTACAACACGGGAAACGACTTCGTTTACAACGATAACTTCAAGATGAACGCCAAAGAGAGCGACATAGCCGAGGGCCTGGTCTCCGAGGAGGGCGAAAGGCTCCAGAAGAACCTCAAATCCACCAACCGCTACCACGCCAACTGGCTCAACATGATGTATCCAAGGCTTAAGGTCGCTAGGGATCTGCTTACCGATGATGGGGTTATCTTTATCAGTATTGACGATAATGAAGCACATAATGCCAGAAGAGTTTGTGATGAAATTTTTGATGCTAATAATTTTATATCGACTATAATTTGGGCTAGAAAACGTGGTAAGGACAACTCGGCGAGGTTTTTTAGCAGGAACCATGAATATCTCCTTGTTTATGCTAAGTCATCTATCTCGCTTAGGATTGGGCGTTTGAATATGCCTACGGAAACTAGAAAGGCTTATAGAAATCCAGACTCTGATCCCAGAGGAGATTATCGACTTTTAGGTGTTTGGGCTCGTGGAATACAAGGGGGCTCAGTCTATGAATTTAAATCTAAGCAAGGCCTGACTTTTAAAGAGCGAAGTTGGCTTGTAGGCAAAGATACCATGAAGATATTGGATGAAGATGGCAAATTAGTCTTTAATGGAGATAAGGTATATAGAAAGCTTTTTCTTTCTGAATATAAGGGAGATATCCCTGAAACAATATGGCTTGATGCATCAAATGCAGCTAATGCTGCTGATGAAATAAAGAGCCTTTTGGGACAGCAAGTTTTTGATACTGTAAAGCCAATTCCATATTTATCAAAGATAATAAAATGTGGGTCGACTAGTTGTGACATCATCCTCGACTTCTTCTCCGGCTCCGCCACCACCGCCCACGCCGTCATGCAGTTGAACGCCGAGGACGGTGGTAACCGCAGGTTTATCATGGTCCAGCTACCCGAGACTTGCGACGAGGAATCCGAGGCTTATAAGGCAGGATATAAGAACATCTGCGAGATAGGCAAAGAGCGGATCAGAAGGGCAGGGGAGAGGATAAAGGAGGAGATCGAGGGGGAGAACGGCCAGCTTAAGCTGGGGGAGGATCCTAAAAAGGTCCCCGATATAGGCTTTAAGGTCTTCAGGACCTCGGACACAAACATAAAGTGGAACCTAGTAGAAAGCGACCACGGTCAGCTCGACCTGGACTCCATAAAGGACAACCCCGACGTGATGGACTTCACCTCCTCTGCCAAAGACGTGGACGTCGTCTATGAGATCATGCTCCGTCAGAAGGACGTTCCCCTCTCCGAGTCTATGGAGGTACTGAGCCACATAGGAAATCGAACCTATCTCTACGGCTCTTCTTATCTGATCTGTCTGGAGACCGAGGTAACCGAGGGCATGGTGGATAAGCTGGCGGTTATCGACCCTCTTCCTATAAAGTTTGTCTTTCGAGATTCGGCCTTTAAAGACGACATAAGCCTCAAAGACGAGACCTTCCGACGGCTGGAGGGCCTTATCGCCAAAAACTCCGGCGACGTCAAAAAGACCTACACCGTCGAGTTTATCTAG
- a CDS encoding DUF4391 domain-containing protein: MFAIPEEYRKSKRIALKDFIPANLNSATKKRIRDCLKKATLLYQMEGERIPSVLNDTYNYRIIQFYDMEILDLKKASFLAKTYQEIIKPPSVLRLHDGGREVYSFALKRLNRNDLTEIVVTDSFMTDPFQTVLPDRNRELFIDTLSYGNMDNLSDKVSFYLEMYLKAYILTYQKAHSKAMDFLSSPLWYSQDRVKELHLLLKASVESREKLKKAVTAQEKMELNRRIKEAITGLDELINL, from the coding sequence ATGTTCGCCATACCGGAGGAATACAGAAAGTCGAAAAGGATCGCCCTAAAGGACTTCATACCCGCAAACCTCAACTCTGCCACCAAAAAGAGGATAAGGGATTGCCTAAAAAAAGCCACCCTCCTGTATCAGATGGAAGGGGAGAGGATACCGTCGGTTTTGAACGACACCTACAATTATCGGATAATCCAGTTTTACGATATGGAGATACTGGACCTCAAAAAAGCCTCCTTCCTGGCGAAAACCTATCAGGAGATCATAAAGCCCCCCTCGGTCCTTCGGCTCCACGACGGAGGACGGGAGGTCTACTCCTTCGCCCTCAAGAGGCTGAACAGAAACGACCTGACCGAGATAGTGGTCACCGACAGCTTTATGACCGATCCGTTCCAGACCGTCCTGCCGGATAGGAACAGAGAGCTTTTTATCGACACCCTCTCCTACGGCAATATGGATAACCTCTCCGATAAGGTCTCCTTTTACCTGGAGATGTACCTGAAGGCCTACATCCTGACCTATCAAAAGGCCCACTCGAAGGCGATGGACTTTCTGTCCTCTCCCCTGTGGTACAGCCAGGACAGGGTGAAAGAGCTTCACCTACTGCTGAAGGCCTCGGTGGAGAGCAGGGAAAAACTGAAAAAAGCGGTCACAGCACAGGAAAAGATGGAGCTCAACAGGCGGATAAAAGAGGCCATAACCGGCCTGGATGAACTGATAAACCTCTAA